Within Neoarius graeffei isolate fNeoGra1 chromosome 21, fNeoGra1.pri, whole genome shotgun sequence, the genomic segment AGAGCTGCTCAGTGGTGTCTCTGAAGCAAAGTCCAGAGGTCtgtgaattttaaatttcataacagtgGTGGAAACCCACCATTATCAAAGGTATTAGATCTATGGTTCCAACTACTGATAGAACCCCATTGTTTTCAtccaagttcttcttcttcttccttaaaATCAAAGAGACATGAAACCTTGTCATTAGGTAGTATCCCTTCCTCTACTCAGGCAAGCAAGGTTGGCCCACTGATGGCTCCAAAGTGAAGTGTTTTACATTTGACCAATATCTCATGAACCATACTCATACTGTGAATTGTTCTTCTTGTTGTTGATTACATGGGTTCTGCAAAACCAAAAGCATCAAGAACCAAGCTATAATTCATGATTAGTTACATTACTTCAAAGAAAACTTGACTGGCATGTTCACAGCAAGGTTCTGCAGCTCTGTGCTAAGCATGGGGTGTGGTCATCCACAGGGGTGGAGTTAAATTCAGAACTGTAAGTCACAAAATATGAAAGGTGCATTCAGGACTAGATTTTGGGGCTGACTATTAAGGTCGGGGCATGGTCAGCTGTAGGGCATGTTGTTAAATTCAAATGTCTGTTTCTCAGAAACTGCAAGGTGGGTTGAGCTGATCATTTTAAAGGATCACAAAACTTGAATAGTATTTTCATCAATGTCATCTTAATCATTTTCTGTTTCATCATTATTGTCTCCCATTGGACTCATAAACAGATCAGCcagtaatgttgtggaatgtgtaAAATGCTCTATGAATCTAATAAATAGACTAAGTATTATTGTAGACATTtaaataatgttcatgaaatatAAACCTGTGCTGAGGGGGTGTTATAACTATTCATTCCATTTAAAATGTGGTTTAAATACCAGGGAATATCTGATTATCCAGTGGATTGAGACTGAAGCTTAAAGAAGTACAGATTTCTTGAGGTTCCTCAAATGTTTATAGATCATTATGGGTTCCCACTTTGGGGTTGTAGTTGTACTTGGAACATGACTTTCATTAAGGGAACAGTGCTGTTGCAGGGCCTTGTTTAAAAACTTTAAGGGCTTTCCCAGTGGAACAATTtgaagaacgtttttttttttctcccaagtATCAAGTCCACACATAACACTGTCTGAGCAGTTCAGGTTTAAAACCTATGCTCAAGAACCCTGCAGTGGCTCTGTGATGGTTCTGGGATTTAAACTCCCAACCTCCTGGTCTCAGAAAACAAAACCaagcagatcttttttttttgcttccagATTGGAGTTGGGAATCACTGGGGTATTTGGTAATTAAGATATTATCCTCTTGACATTGTTCATGAAATAGTGGATTAGTTCTGCCCTTTTGACCTTAATGAAAAgaacataatgtctcaggaaCCTTCTTCACTAAAGTACGTACACAACATGGCTCTTTGTTATTCTCAGTAAAGAGATAAAAGAGGAGTCAATTAAATCCTGAGGTTCATGAATAGACAGTACACAAGTGGAGACATGGATACATCCAGGCATTCCTCTGATCCTCTAATGAAGCATAGACTGAAGCACACTCGGTTCTTCTGGAACTCAGGAGGCCACCAGGCAATGGCTGGCTCAACTCTCTAATTGGTGGAAATTCATTGTTCGTGTCAGAGATGTGGTCACTTCTTAAAGAGCTTCTTAAATGTCACCACCACATACCAGGAGAGAATGATGACACCTGGGCTTGATGTAATTATAGACATGAAAGGTAGTGTAACATTTTGTGAGGGATGCACAAAGGTTATGGAGATACACTTAAGCCAGCGATGAAGCTGATACATAAGAGCAGCTGGAAATGTGCTGGAGAATCTAAAGATTCCATACAACCTCCCATACCACCCACATCCACCCCATCCTCCACACCATCCACCAtaccacccacattcacaccatcCACCATACCACCCCATCCTCCATACCACCCACATCCACACCATCCACCATACTACCCCATTCTCCATACCACCCACATCTACCCCATCCTCCACACCATCCACCAtaccacccacattcacaccatcCACCATACCACCCCATCCTCCATACCACCCACATCCACACCATCCACCATACCACCCCATTCTCCATACCACCCATCCTCCATACCACCCACATCCACCCCATCCACCATACCACCCATCCTCCATACCACCCACATCCACATCATCCACCATACCACCCCATTCTCCATACCACCCACATCCACCCCATCCACCATACCACCCATTCTCCATACCACCCACATCTACCCCATCCTCCACACCATCCACCAtaccacccacattcacaccatcCACCATACCACCCCATCCTCCATACCACCCACATCCACACCATCCACCATACCACCCATCCTCCATACCACCCACATCCACCCCATCCACCATACCACCCATCCTCCATACCACCCACATCCACATCATCCGCCATACCACCCCATCCTCCATACCACCCACATCCACCCCATCCTCCATACCACCCCATCCTCCATACCACCCACATCCACACCATCCTGTATACCGCCCCGTTATCCATATTGCCCCATCCTCTATACCACCCCATCCACCCCATCCTCCATACCACCCCATCCACCCTATCCTGTATATCACCCTGCCACCTCCATCCATCCCATCCACACCATTCTATATACTGCCCCTGTCCACCCCCCAGGGGGTGATAGGGACTTTGGTTACAATATACACatagttaaataatattggttggctttgagtggtctatcagatatattccattcagctagcatgatattgaacaagtcagagacaagtagctgaatggaatatatctgatataccacaaaaaagccattattattattattattattattattattattattattattattatatgtttgATGGAacatatagattttacaaaaagttaagaacagggcggtaacttaccaatattgaatgctgattcggatcgaatgtaattcaatgttctgtcaatccaatgtaccgtacaaagtcaaagttctaacaaaaaatggtacaagtccgaaaagcctgaacaacaacccaacttatatacaagataTATACAGGCAGACAgtccaagttcaaagttacttttgatcgtagttaattgttacattgcagttgttcaaaacaaaagggctttgctctgtgaagtccacaagtgacgtcctcttgtaaaagtctccatcacttttcctcacctccaagtagaactttgacaatatttccactattgctctcttttccagttttttgaagtccgttggtctgtttttctcatctcatctcattatctctagccgctttattctgttctacagggtcgcaggcaagctggagcctatcccagctgactacgggcgaaaggcggggtacaccctggacaagtcgccaggtcatcacagggctgatacatagacacagacaaccattcacactcacattcacacctacggtcaatttagagtcaccagttaacctaacctgcatgtctttggactgtgggggaaaccggagcacccggaggaaacccacgcggacacggggagaacatgcaaactccgcacagaaaggccctcgttggccacggggctcgaacccggaccttcttgcagtgaagtgacagcgctaaccactacaccaccgtgccgccccgttggtctgtttttctcttgtaaatatgcatgaagaatatccagggaagttttggtagccttttggccaTTCATCACATCTGTATCTTTCAAAATATATCTTTGGCTTTTAATCTTTCTCTttcaatctt encodes:
- the LOC132869653 gene encoding uncharacterized protein LOC132869653, giving the protein MHKGYGDTLKPAMKLIHKSSWKCAGESKDSIQPPIPPTSTPSSTPSTIPPTFTPSTIPPHPPYHPHPHHPPYYPILHTTHIYPILHTIHHTTHIHTIHHTTPSSIPPTSTPSTIPPHSPYHPSSIPPTSTPSTIPPILHTTHIHIIHHTTPFSIPPTSTPSTIPPILHTTHIYPILHTIHHTTHIHTIHHTTPSSIPPTSTPSTIPPILHTTHIHPIHHTTHPPYHPHPHHPPYHPILHTTHIHPILHTTPSSIPPTSTPSCIPPRYPYCPILYTTPSTPSSIPPHPPYPVYHPATSIHPIHTILYTAPVHPPGGDRDFGYNIHIVK